In a genomic window of Polycladomyces abyssicola:
- a CDS encoding HesB/IscA family protein: MITLTERASHRIKEMLAEEEHPEKLYLRIGVTHGGCSGFSYGMGFDEDKTEEDLELEQHGLRILIDKHSLDLIKGLEIDFKESMMGGGFTIHNPNAIATCGCGHSFRTADNPGKPEEC, encoded by the coding sequence ATGATCACGTTGACGGAACGGGCGAGTCACCGGATCAAGGAAATGCTCGCCGAAGAAGAGCATCCGGAGAAATTGTACCTGCGTATCGGTGTGACCCATGGTGGATGCAGCGGATTTTCGTACGGCATGGGTTTTGATGAGGATAAAACGGAAGAGGATTTGGAACTGGAACAACACGGCTTGCGAATCTTGATCGACAAACACAGCCTTGATCTGATCAAAGGATTGGAAATCGACTTCAAAGAATCGATGATGGGTGGTGGCTTCACCATTCACAATCCGAACGCCATCGCCACCTGCGGCTGCGGCCATTCGTTCCGTACCGCCGATAACCCAGGCAAACCAGAAGAGTGTTGA
- the mqnE gene encoding aminofutalosine synthase MqnE: MTITAKANPDLATIVEKVNAGERLTLEDGLALYASEDLLTIAQLANQVNRQKNGDRVYFIQNMYINPTNVCEARCAFCGFRRDPGEEGAYTMSPEEVLAYVRERMTENIREFHIVGGHNHTVPFEYYVDTIAILKQHYPDVTIKAYTAAEIQFFAKISGLSVEDVLKRLIDAGLDTLPGGGAEILSERYRAKMSPDKASTDEWLEVHRIAHSLGLKTHATMLYGSIETHEERLMHMIRLRELQDETGGFMVFIPLAMQPRSVNAGIKRRTSAMDDLKTIAISRLMLDNFPHIKSYWINIGTQLTQLSMHYGASDIHGTLVEERISHAAGALTQTSLTRDELIWLIKGAHRVPVERDTFYNVVKVYD; this comes from the coding sequence ATGACGATCACGGCGAAGGCCAATCCCGATTTAGCAACGATCGTGGAGAAAGTGAACGCAGGGGAACGGTTGACATTAGAAGACGGGTTGGCGCTCTACGCTTCTGAAGATCTGCTGACGATTGCACAGCTGGCCAATCAGGTCAACCGACAAAAAAACGGAGACCGGGTCTATTTCATCCAAAACATGTACATCAACCCCACCAACGTTTGCGAAGCCAGATGTGCGTTTTGCGGTTTCCGTCGGGACCCCGGTGAAGAGGGAGCCTACACGATGTCGCCGGAGGAAGTACTGGCTTATGTCCGGGAGCGGATGACGGAAAACATCCGTGAATTCCACATCGTCGGCGGACACAACCACACGGTGCCGTTTGAATACTATGTGGATACGATCGCCATCCTGAAACAACATTATCCTGATGTGACCATCAAAGCCTATACCGCTGCAGAGATCCAATTTTTCGCCAAGATTTCCGGCCTTTCGGTGGAAGATGTGTTGAAAAGGCTGATCGACGCCGGACTGGATACGCTGCCAGGTGGCGGGGCAGAAATTTTGAGCGAACGGTATCGCGCCAAAATGAGCCCGGACAAAGCGAGTACCGATGAATGGCTGGAAGTGCACCGCATCGCTCATTCTCTGGGACTGAAAACGCACGCCACCATGTTGTACGGATCGATTGAAACCCATGAAGAACGGCTGATGCATATGATCCGCCTGCGGGAATTGCAAGATGAAACGGGCGGTTTTATGGTATTTATCCCGCTCGCCATGCAACCACGCAGTGTAAATGCCGGAATCAAACGACGCACCTCCGCAATGGACGACCTGAAAACCATCGCGATCAGTCGCCTGATGCTGGACAATTTCCCGCATATCAAATCGTACTGGATCAATATCGGTACGCAACTGACACAACTCTCGATGCACTATGGCGCTTCCGACATTCACGGAACCCTGGTGGAAGAACGCATCAGTCATGCCGCCGGTGCGCTCACCCAAACCTCGCTCACGCGGGATGAGCTGATCTGGTTGATCAAAGGGGCGCACCGTGTGCCGGTGGAACGAGACACTTTCTACAATGTAGTGAAAGTATACGACTAA
- a CDS encoding NAD(P)/FAD-dependent oxidoreductase, with translation MATPKIVVLGAGYAGLMTVVGLQKKLNYNEADVTLVNQNDYHYITTLLHEPAAGTQPADHARIAIRDIIDEKKVKFIQDQVTAIKLDQKEVHLANNEPLSYDYLVVGLGSAPETFGIRGLLENALFIRNINSVRMINQHIEYMFSKYHNEGQRQDLITIVVGGAGFTGIEFVGELIDRMPELCRKYDIPREKVRLINIEAAPTVLPGFDPELVDYAVKYFESNGVEFRLSTPIEECTEDGVILKGGEEIKAATVVWTGGVRGNKLVEESGLETMRGRVKVDEFLRAPGHPEVFVLGDSSLVFNKENDRPYPPTAQIATQQGQNCAKNLVAAIRGGQMEPFVFDLKGTVASLGRKEAIGIVGKSKLFGRKAAIMKRIIELRWLYLLGGIPMVLRKGRHLI, from the coding sequence ATGGCAACTCCGAAAATCGTCGTATTGGGAGCCGGTTATGCCGGCTTGATGACCGTGGTCGGCTTACAAAAGAAACTCAATTACAATGAGGCCGACGTCACATTAGTCAACCAAAACGATTACCATTACATCACCACCTTGTTGCACGAGCCTGCCGCTGGCACACAACCGGCCGATCATGCACGAATCGCGATCCGGGATATTATCGACGAAAAGAAAGTGAAGTTCATCCAGGATCAGGTCACCGCCATCAAACTGGATCAAAAAGAAGTACACTTGGCGAATAATGAACCGTTGTCCTACGACTATCTGGTGGTCGGGCTGGGAAGTGCCCCGGAAACGTTCGGTATTCGGGGACTGCTGGAAAACGCGCTGTTTATCCGTAACATCAACAGCGTACGGATGATCAATCAACATATCGAGTACATGTTCTCCAAATACCACAATGAAGGTCAACGTCAAGACCTGATCACCATCGTGGTGGGTGGAGCCGGATTTACCGGCATTGAATTTGTGGGTGAATTGATCGATCGGATGCCCGAGCTGTGCCGTAAATACGATATTCCCCGGGAAAAGGTACGCCTGATCAATATCGAGGCGGCACCGACGGTTCTGCCCGGATTCGATCCAGAACTGGTGGATTATGCGGTCAAGTATTTTGAAAGCAACGGTGTGGAGTTCCGCCTCAGCACCCCGATCGAAGAATGCACCGAGGACGGCGTGATCCTCAAAGGCGGTGAAGAAATCAAAGCGGCAACTGTCGTCTGGACGGGTGGTGTCCGCGGTAACAAACTGGTGGAAGAGTCCGGCTTGGAAACGATGCGGGGACGCGTCAAAGTGGATGAGTTTCTCCGTGCACCGGGACATCCGGAAGTATTCGTACTGGGTGACAGCTCCTTGGTATTCAACAAAGAAAACGACCGCCCCTATCCGCCGACGGCACAAATCGCCACGCAACAAGGGCAAAACTGTGCGAAAAACCTGGTGGCGGCGATTCGAGGCGGCCAGATGGAGCCGTTTGTCTTCGACTTGAAGGGAACCGTTGCTTCACTGGGTCGCAAAGAAGCGATCGGCATTGTGGGCAAGAGCAAATTGTTTGGCCGCAAAGCAGCCATCATGAAACGCATCATCGAGTTGCGTTGGCTGTATTTGTTGGGTGGCATCCCGATGGTGTTGCGCAAGGGTCGGCATTTGATCTGA
- a CDS encoding aspartyl-phosphate phosphatase Spo0E family protein, with translation MLKGKRLEEEIERMRHEMEQAAQRLGLSHPEVHLLSKELDGLLNAWVKEQIVSKPHRIYPLGSTSDRVREADVLYFW, from the coding sequence ATGCTGAAGGGGAAGCGGTTGGAAGAGGAGATCGAGCGAATGCGGCATGAGATGGAGCAGGCGGCTCAGCGCTTGGGCTTGTCCCATCCGGAAGTTCACTTGTTGAGCAAGGAACTGGACGGTCTGTTGAACGCGTGGGTAAAGGAACAAATCGTGTCGAAACCCCACCGCATCTACCCGCTCGGTTCGACGTCTGACCGTGTGCGTGAAGCTGATGTGCTGTATTTCTGGTAA
- a CDS encoding NAD(P)/FAD-dependent oxidoreductase, producing MGGGTQREIMDITIIGGGPVGLFAAFYAGMRQASVKIIESMPQLGGQLSALYPEKYIYDVAGFPKVRAQELVQNLIEQANLFNPVYCLEEKVQNVVKNEDGIFELTTNKGLHLSRTVIITAGCGAFEPRKLNIPGAEKYEGKNLFYFVNNLNQFRDQDVLIAGGGDSAVDWALMLEPIAKSVTLIHRRDTFRAHEHSVERMKKSSVRIITPREIQSLQGEERIEKVVIVDKKTGTTEELHVDALIVSFGFVSSLGPIKEWGLHIENGGIVVNSRMETNIPGIYAAGDIATYPGKVKLIAVGFGEAPTAVNNAKQYLDPSARLQPGHSSNMKL from the coding sequence ATGGGTGGCGGAACGCAACGGGAAATCATGGACATCACCATTATCGGCGGAGGGCCTGTCGGACTCTTTGCCGCATTTTATGCTGGGATGCGCCAGGCATCCGTTAAAATCATTGAGAGTATGCCCCAACTGGGGGGGCAATTATCAGCCTTGTACCCGGAAAAATATATTTACGACGTAGCCGGTTTCCCCAAAGTGCGGGCGCAGGAGTTGGTCCAGAATCTAATCGAGCAGGCCAATCTGTTCAATCCGGTCTATTGCCTGGAAGAAAAGGTGCAGAATGTCGTCAAAAATGAAGACGGCATTTTCGAGTTGACCACCAACAAAGGGTTGCATTTGTCGCGAACGGTCATCATTACGGCCGGTTGCGGAGCATTTGAGCCTCGGAAACTGAACATACCGGGTGCTGAAAAGTATGAAGGAAAAAACTTGTTCTATTTCGTCAACAATTTGAATCAATTCAGGGATCAGGACGTACTGATTGCCGGTGGCGGCGATTCGGCTGTCGACTGGGCCTTGATGCTGGAACCGATCGCCAAAAGCGTCACACTGATTCACCGCAGGGACACGTTCCGCGCACATGAACACAGTGTGGAACGGATGAAAAAATCCAGCGTCCGAATCATCACACCGCGAGAAATCCAATCCCTGCAAGGTGAGGAACGTATCGAAAAAGTCGTGATCGTTGACAAAAAAACGGGGACAACCGAGGAATTGCATGTGGATGCCCTGATCGTCAGCTTCGGATTCGTTTCTTCACTCGGTCCGATCAAAGAATGGGGACTTCACATCGAAAACGGGGGCATCGTTGTCAATTCACGCATGGAAACCAATATTCCGGGCATTTACGCCGCAGGCGACATCGCCACGTATCCCGGTAAAGTGAAATTGATCGCCGTCGGATTCGGCGAAGCGCCCACTGCAGTGAACAATGCCAAACAATATCTGGACCCGTCAGCTCGACTCCAACCGGGTCACAGTTCCAACATGAAGCTTTGA
- a CDS encoding DUF6612 family protein — protein sequence MSGTWLKKMTIGCAAVTSVVWLLAGCSVQTAVEALQTVQEQKKPLTADQVVAKSIDAMGKLKGTKWHVQGDQRIMGPHDSGEMHVQSEATFEQDQQNQYHSMMDIDAEAPGENHQIKMEMYTQDQELFINMVRDEESTDGWVKKRLQPGEKDEVQELYQGVQHDTDKILNLFREEGKKVKLHEEADAYRLELTLHNDPRIRSYMDFSDEDGQNLWKSNEGIQYKSMTMTLWVDKKTFRQTQAEQTAELGIKENGKTGYWKQHWTMEFQGEVQQVIIPADVEQNAREIDDSSSY from the coding sequence ATGTCGGGAACGTGGTTGAAGAAAATGACGATCGGCTGTGCGGCCGTAACCAGTGTGGTATGGCTGTTGGCCGGATGCAGTGTGCAGACTGCCGTGGAAGCGCTGCAAACCGTACAGGAACAGAAAAAGCCGTTAACAGCTGATCAAGTGGTGGCCAAGTCGATCGATGCGATGGGGAAATTGAAGGGAACAAAGTGGCATGTCCAGGGTGATCAAAGGATTATGGGGCCGCACGATTCGGGAGAGATGCATGTTCAATCTGAAGCGACGTTTGAGCAGGATCAGCAGAATCAATATCACAGTATGATGGATATTGACGCGGAAGCGCCGGGTGAAAATCATCAAATCAAAATGGAAATGTACACTCAGGATCAGGAATTGTTTATCAATATGGTAAGAGACGAAGAATCGACAGACGGATGGGTGAAAAAACGTTTACAACCGGGAGAAAAGGACGAAGTTCAAGAACTGTACCAAGGTGTGCAACACGATACAGACAAAATCCTCAACCTTTTCCGTGAGGAAGGGAAAAAAGTCAAACTTCATGAAGAAGCGGATGCATACCGATTGGAACTGACATTGCACAATGATCCGCGAATCAGATCGTATATGGACTTTTCTGACGAGGATGGTCAAAATTTATGGAAGAGTAACGAGGGAATTCAATACAAAAGCATGACCATGACCTTGTGGGTGGACAAAAAAACTTTTCGACAAACCCAGGCGGAACAAACTGCAGAACTGGGAATAAAAGAAAATGGAAAAACGGGTTACTGGAAACAACACTGGACTATGGAATTTCAAGGGGAAGTTCAACAGGTTATTATCCCGGCCGATGTGGAACAAAACGCTCGGGAGATAGACGATTCTTCTTCTTATTAA
- the ggt gene encoding gamma-glutamyltransferase, whose protein sequence is MGNRVWIALLSVIVIIGMLGVYQFGAMQGKKDVLGQEEEGGKKYGVAAAHPLAVDVGMDILEQGGNAVDAAVAVSYALGVVEPFGSGIGGGGTMLIYPAGGKKPVVIDYREMAPSKGYITKNGVGVPGMVKGMELANNKFGSIPMAKLIEPSIQLAEEGFEVTPLLTRRLEAARGRLPVRDLPQFFPDGEPVQPGQLLQQKDLARTLRAIQKKGSDAFYKGEIAQDIVRAVGGIRSLDLKAYKPEEKEPVRGKFAGYEVVSAAPPSGGVMLIQSLQMAEHMHVEQTRELSADFIHLVGEINKRAFQERVEKMGDPRFVHVPVEEMVSEEHTRRMALDIDMDKLSDKYKEAVDSLADREDHDNTTHFVIVDREGNMVSVTNTLSNFFGSGVYVDGFFLNNQLKNFSFRDNSPNRAQPGKRPISYTAPTILAKDGEPIIGIGSAGGRRIPPMLTEVLIRMLKYHEPIQTAINEPRFLVEGNEVFVEKDLPEDVKRELRRRGYTVTVKGNSLFYGGIQGLVIDKENDRIDGGADPRRDGAWKAGP, encoded by the coding sequence ATGGGCAATAGGGTGTGGATCGCGTTGTTGAGCGTCATCGTCATCATCGGGATGTTGGGCGTCTATCAATTCGGCGCGATGCAAGGGAAGAAGGATGTGTTGGGACAGGAAGAGGAAGGCGGCAAAAAATATGGCGTCGCCGCGGCACACCCCCTGGCTGTTGACGTGGGCATGGATATTTTGGAACAGGGGGGCAACGCCGTGGATGCGGCGGTGGCCGTTTCTTACGCGCTGGGTGTCGTGGAACCGTTCGGCTCCGGCATCGGTGGCGGTGGAACCATGCTGATCTATCCAGCAGGAGGCAAGAAGCCGGTAGTGATCGACTACCGGGAGATGGCACCTTCTAAGGGTTATATTACCAAGAACGGTGTGGGAGTACCGGGCATGGTCAAAGGAATGGAGCTGGCGAATAATAAGTTCGGTTCGATACCGATGGCCAAATTGATCGAACCCTCCATTCAGTTGGCGGAAGAGGGATTTGAAGTGACGCCCTTGCTCACGAGACGGTTGGAAGCGGCACGAGGGCGCCTCCCGGTTCGGGATTTACCGCAGTTTTTCCCGGACGGTGAGCCGGTTCAACCAGGCCAGTTATTGCAGCAAAAGGATTTGGCTCGGACATTGAGAGCGATTCAGAAAAAAGGATCCGATGCGTTTTACAAGGGAGAGATTGCTCAGGACATCGTGCGCGCGGTCGGCGGTATTCGGTCGTTGGACCTGAAGGCGTACAAGCCGGAGGAAAAGGAACCGGTTCGCGGAAAATTCGCCGGTTACGAAGTGGTATCCGCCGCCCCACCTTCTGGTGGTGTCATGTTGATTCAATCCCTGCAAATGGCCGAGCACATGCATGTGGAGCAGACGCGGGAGCTGTCAGCTGACTTTATCCATTTGGTCGGGGAGATTAACAAACGGGCCTTTCAGGAGCGGGTGGAGAAGATGGGGGACCCGCGTTTCGTTCACGTACCCGTAGAGGAAATGGTGAGCGAGGAGCATACCCGCCGGATGGCGTTGGACATCGACATGGACAAGTTGTCTGATAAATACAAGGAAGCAGTCGATTCTTTGGCTGATCGGGAGGATCACGACAACACCACCCATTTTGTCATTGTTGACAGGGAAGGAAACATGGTGTCGGTGACCAACACCTTGAGCAACTTCTTCGGATCGGGCGTCTACGTGGACGGATTTTTTCTCAACAACCAACTGAAAAACTTCAGTTTCCGCGATAATTCACCCAACCGCGCCCAACCGGGCAAACGGCCAATCAGTTACACGGCGCCCACCATCTTAGCCAAAGACGGCGAGCCGATCATCGGCATCGGGAGTGCGGGAGGTCGCCGCATTCCGCCCATGTTGACGGAAGTGCTGATTCGTATGTTGAAATATCATGAACCGATCCAGACTGCCATCAATGAACCACGGTTTTTGGTTGAGGGGAATGAGGTATTTGTGGAAAAGGATTTGCCCGAGGATGTGAAGCGGGAACTCCGGCGCAGGGGTTACACGGTGACAGTGAAGGGAAATTCCCTGTTTTACGGTGGCATACAAGGCTTGGTGATCGACAAGGAAAATGATCGGATTGACGGCGGTGCCGACCCGCGCCGGGACGGGGCGTGGAAGGCCGGACCTTAA
- a CDS encoding YuzB family protein has product MRPLIEFCVNNLTPELLEVKKRLEQDPDLDVLEYGCLGNCGICAEKPYALVNGDLISADTAEELYIKIRKAIDEMEFRF; this is encoded by the coding sequence ATGCGACCATTGATCGAGTTTTGTGTGAACAATTTGACGCCCGAATTGTTGGAAGTCAAGAAACGATTGGAGCAAGACCCGGACTTAGACGTTTTGGAATACGGTTGTTTGGGTAATTGCGGAATTTGTGCGGAAAAGCCGTACGCATTGGTCAACGGTGATTTGATCAGTGCGGATACGGCTGAAGAATTGTATATCAAAATTCGCAAAGCCATTGACGAGATGGAATTTCGTTTTTGA
- the mqnE gene encoding aminofutalosine synthase MqnE, whose amino-acid sequence MTAISTPDTLTDIREKVERGERLTFEDGVRLMKSNDLLAIGQMADLVRRRKNGDNVYFIVNTHLNYTNVCYLDCKLCAFGLKPNDPRSYTLSLEQIEEKSKQIAGKGFTELHIVGGVNPKLPFSYYEDMIRIAKKHNPDIHVQAFTAVEIDYLARVSKIGVDEAITRLREAGLGSILGGGAEIFHPEIRKVISGHKTNADRWFEIHEICHRLGMKSNASILYGHIEQPEHVIDHLIRLRELQDKTGGFQAFFGFAFHPENTQLAREFTLPSETTGMYDLKILAVSRLMLDNFPHIRAFWMMIGLKLAQVSLHFGVDDLDGTVMEEQIVHAAGAKTKQMTPKQEFIRMIKEAGRVPVERDTLYNIIRTY is encoded by the coding sequence ATGACGGCCATTTCGACGCCGGACACCCTTACGGACATTCGCGAAAAGGTCGAACGGGGAGAACGTCTCACATTTGAAGACGGTGTCCGCCTGATGAAGTCGAACGACTTGTTGGCCATCGGTCAAATGGCCGATCTGGTTCGACGGCGGAAAAACGGCGACAACGTTTATTTTATCGTTAATACCCATTTGAACTATACCAATGTTTGTTATCTCGACTGCAAACTGTGCGCGTTTGGTTTGAAGCCGAACGATCCCAGATCGTATACGCTCTCCTTGGAACAGATCGAAGAGAAGTCTAAGCAAATCGCGGGAAAAGGATTTACCGAGTTGCACATCGTCGGCGGCGTGAATCCCAAGCTGCCTTTCAGCTATTATGAAGACATGATTCGGATCGCAAAAAAGCATAATCCGGACATTCATGTGCAAGCTTTCACAGCCGTGGAAATCGACTATCTGGCCCGTGTCTCCAAAATCGGTGTGGACGAGGCGATTACGAGGTTAAGAGAAGCGGGACTGGGATCCATCCTAGGCGGCGGGGCCGAAATCTTCCATCCGGAAATCCGGAAAGTGATTTCCGGCCACAAAACCAATGCCGACCGCTGGTTTGAGATCCACGAAATCTGTCACCGACTCGGTATGAAATCCAATGCGTCCATTTTGTACGGACATATCGAACAACCCGAACATGTGATCGATCATTTGATCCGTCTCAGAGAGTTACAAGACAAGACCGGGGGATTCCAGGCCTTTTTCGGCTTCGCTTTCCACCCCGAAAACACCCAGCTGGCACGTGAATTCACTTTGCCCAGTGAAACGACCGGGATGTACGATCTTAAGATCCTGGCCGTCTCCCGTTTGATGCTGGACAACTTCCCGCATATCCGTGCGTTCTGGATGATGATCGGCTTGAAATTGGCCCAGGTTTCCCTCCATTTCGGTGTCGACGATCTGGACGGCACGGTGATGGAAGAACAGATCGTTCATGCCGCCGGGGCCAAGACGAAACAGATGACCCCCAAACAGGAATTCATTCGCATGATCAAAGAAGCAGGGCGAGTACCTGTCGAGCGGGACACTTTGTACAACATCATCCGGACTTATTGA
- a CDS encoding aminopeptidase encodes MGDPRIRQMAQVLIDHSIRVQRDEQVLIQSTPLAMPLVEELYRLILERGGHPVPFFTTERLQRIFYEAAPDEKLDTLPGIIREAYLQADALISIDAPENRRELMQIDPKRLQRHRKAKAPLLDRYMRNEAKWVVSLFPTPSLAQDADMPLSQYEDFVFGAINLDWTRMKATMETAKALFDKAREVRIEAPGTNLVIGLEDRHGVIDGGENNMPGGEFFYAPVEHQTEGTITFEWPQVYNGREVSGIRLMFREGKVTEATAEKGEDFLHEVLETDEGARYLGELGIGCNTGITRYTKNTLFDEKIGGTIHLAIGQAYEECGGKNRSTVHWDMVKDLREGGRIYLDGRLVQENGEWCF; translated from the coding sequence ATGGGTGATCCCCGGATTCGACAAATGGCGCAGGTTCTGATCGATCACTCGATCCGTGTCCAACGGGATGAACAAGTGCTGATCCAATCCACACCGCTGGCGATGCCGCTGGTGGAGGAGTTGTACCGCTTGATTTTGGAACGGGGCGGTCATCCGGTTCCCTTCTTCACCACGGAACGGCTGCAGCGGATTTTTTATGAAGCGGCACCGGATGAGAAACTGGATACCCTTCCCGGCATCATACGCGAAGCATACTTACAGGCAGACGCATTGATTTCCATCGATGCCCCGGAAAACCGGCGCGAACTGATGCAAATCGATCCCAAACGATTGCAGCGCCACCGTAAAGCCAAAGCGCCGCTGTTGGATCGATACATGCGCAACGAAGCCAAATGGGTCGTCTCCCTGTTCCCCACGCCGTCACTGGCCCAAGACGCCGACATGCCACTCTCCCAGTACGAGGATTTCGTGTTCGGTGCGATCAACCTGGATTGGACCCGCATGAAAGCCACCATGGAAACAGCGAAGGCGTTGTTTGACAAGGCACGTGAAGTCCGCATCGAAGCTCCCGGCACCAACCTGGTCATCGGTTTGGAAGACCGACATGGAGTGATCGACGGTGGTGAAAACAATATGCCCGGCGGCGAATTTTTTTATGCCCCTGTTGAACATCAAACAGAAGGTACGATTACATTCGAATGGCCGCAAGTCTATAACGGACGGGAAGTATCCGGCATCCGACTCATGTTTCGGGAAGGCAAAGTGACGGAAGCCACGGCGGAAAAAGGAGAGGACTTTCTGCACGAAGTGCTGGAGACGGACGAGGGCGCCCGCTACCTGGGAGAATTGGGGATCGGGTGCAACACCGGCATCACTCGTTATACCAAAAACACTCTGTTCGATGAAAAAATCGGGGGAACCATCCATCTGGCCATCGGGCAGGCTTATGAGGAATGCGGGGGGAAAAACCGTTCCACCGTTCACTGGGACATGGTGAAGGACCTTAGAGAAGGCGGCCGGATTTATCTGGATGGTCGGCTGGTGCAGGAAAATGGGGAGTGGTGTTTCTAG
- a CDS encoding CapA family protein, translated as MRLTWKQRLLITIKRQKKQALMHTTIATIVCLVLLALLQWWTPVEAASVQKDKRAFVTVTMVGDMMFARNMNIVTNHYGYDYLFQYARPYFQSSDLVTGNFENPIVLKPGYPLAEKFIHLKTGPEAAKVLARMGFDVVNLANNHMKDFGKPGLMDTRKVFRQVGVDTVGAGRDLKSAKQIRYFTINGVKVAVLGISEVLPEGFRAYKDRSGILPADPNIFMPLVAKAKRNADLVLVHIHWGVEYDSHYHPRQRDLAHALADAGADIIIGHHPHVLEPVEVYNNSVIFYSLGNFVFDQGWSRTKETALVQYKLYPDGKARIEIVPMMIRQGQPRPVFGWTNLYRREKIFSEITEEPMYTDQWNQVWKREGDLLVREVDHSRVLKGMKQHGQ; from the coding sequence GTGAGATTGACATGGAAGCAACGACTGTTGATAACCATCAAGCGACAAAAGAAACAAGCGTTGATGCACACGACGATCGCCACGATCGTCTGTCTGGTTTTATTGGCCTTGTTACAATGGTGGACGCCGGTGGAGGCGGCCTCAGTGCAAAAGGACAAGCGGGCCTTTGTCACGGTGACCATGGTGGGGGACATGATGTTTGCCCGCAACATGAATATCGTCACCAACCATTACGGATATGATTATTTGTTTCAATATGCGCGGCCTTATTTTCAATCCTCCGATCTGGTGACAGGGAATTTCGAGAATCCGATTGTCTTGAAACCGGGTTATCCGTTGGCGGAAAAGTTCATTCATCTTAAAACCGGACCGGAAGCGGCCAAAGTACTGGCGCGAATGGGATTCGACGTCGTCAACCTGGCCAACAACCATATGAAGGATTTTGGGAAACCCGGCTTAATGGACACGCGGAAAGTCTTTCGCCAGGTGGGCGTGGACACCGTAGGGGCCGGTCGGGATCTGAAAAGTGCCAAACAGATCCGTTATTTCACAATCAATGGCGTAAAAGTGGCCGTATTGGGCATTTCGGAAGTATTGCCAGAAGGTTTTCGTGCCTACAAGGATCGCTCCGGGATCCTGCCGGCCGATCCCAATATCTTTATGCCATTGGTTGCGAAGGCCAAGCGGAATGCGGACCTGGTGCTGGTTCACATCCATTGGGGAGTCGAATACGACAGCCATTATCACCCCCGTCAACGCGATCTTGCACATGCGTTGGCGGATGCCGGTGCCGACATCATCATCGGTCATCATCCGCATGTATTGGAACCAGTCGAGGTGTACAACAACAGCGTGATTTTCTACAGCTTGGGCAACTTCGTGTTTGACCAGGGATGGTCCCGAACCAAAGAGACTGCATTGGTGCAGTACAAGCTATACCCGGACGGTAAGGCCCGCATTGAGATCGTCCCGATGATGATCCGGCAAGGACAGCCTCGTCCGGTTTTCGGGTGGACCAATCTATATCGTCGGGAAAAGATCTTCTCCGAGATCACCGAGGAGCCGATGTACACAGATCAATGGAATCAGGTGTGGAAAAGGGAGGGGGATCTCCTGGTGCGGGAAGTGGATCATTCCCGCGTGTTGAAGGGGATGAAACAACATGGGCAATAG
- the pgsC gene encoding poly-gamma-glutamate biosynthesis protein PgsC encodes MFGSDLYIALIIGVVLSLLFAEKVGVVPAGLIVPGYLALIFDQPVFILTVLLISFATYLIVTQIIARFTILYGRRKFAAMLIVGIALKLALDAAAPITFPFVPLEVEEFRGIGVVVPGLIANTIQKQGLVFTVGSTLLLSGLTFLILFLYPIAIEYVHSFI; translated from the coding sequence GTGTTTGGCTCGGACTTATATATTGCGCTTATCATCGGTGTGGTGCTCAGCCTGCTTTTTGCAGAGAAAGTGGGTGTGGTCCCAGCCGGTTTGATCGTGCCGGGGTACTTGGCTTTGATCTTTGATCAGCCGGTATTTATATTGACTGTTTTGCTGATCAGCTTTGCCACTTACCTGATCGTCACACAGATCATCGCCCGGTTCACCATTTTGTATGGCCGCAGGAAATTTGCCGCCATGCTGATAGTCGGCATCGCCCTGAAACTGGCTCTAGATGCGGCCGCGCCGATCACGTTTCCGTTTGTACCCCTGGAAGTGGAGGAATTCCGTGGCATCGGTGTGGTTGTTCCGGGCTTGATCGCTAACACGATCCAAAAACAGGGGCTGGTGTTTACAGTAGGCAGCACGCTGCTGCTCAGCGGATTGACGTTCCTGATTCTGTTTCTTTATCCTATCGCAATCGAATATGTGCATTCCTTTATCTAG